One Triticum dicoccoides isolate Atlit2015 ecotype Zavitan chromosome 5B, WEW_v2.0, whole genome shotgun sequence genomic window carries:
- the LOC119311760 gene encoding uncharacterized protein LOC119311760 isoform X3, with product MAEQTTERRKEWNGSGSKRGGQVLGRLPDRDRGFFQLLGGGEQSRVSFSIRQLAWKLDQMIYSRWNWKWVRVELPGRNFVEGADNFNLFPWSWNRLICLVQDG from the exons ATGGCGGAGCAGACGACGGAGCGGAGGAAGGAATGGAATGGATCGGGAAGCAAAAGAGGAGGTCAG GTTCTCGGTCGCTTGCCGGACCGGGACCGGGGATTCTTTCAGCTGCTTGGGGGCGGCGAGCAGAGCAGGGTCTCCTTCTCGATCCGTCAACTGGCTTGGAAGTTGGATCAGATGATATACTCG AGGTGGAACTGGAAATGGGTGCGGGTAGAATTGCCCGGAAGGAACTTCGTTGAGGGAGCTGACAACTTCAACCTGTTTCCTTGGAGCTGGAATCGGTTAATATGTCTTGTTCAG
- the LOC119311759 gene encoding DNA repair protein XRCC4-like: MATAVAAAAAPRHSCAKLSVAVEDPKAPGGGGIFVKATWLPTRFSLAVTDGAGAWVADASDAEVRLRAEQWDQPVSEYLALAERYLAFHQPSSTYSFHEAGAGRRLSWTFEKQGTKLEWRWKLQPAPHPQQTIAEVLDFLMDANIRLSEEVVRKTQSFEKVKQEAENCLQQSERFNNEKAEFEQASFTKFVAVLNSKKAKLRQLKDRIAALESADKAPKEEEQQEEEGHSTDRTEPIEDASDKDQSVNDEPSETGSGGDPHSSPEKPAAAAAAATSRGRRGRKRARK, from the exons ATGGCaaccgcggtggcggcggcggcggcgccgaggcACAGCTGCGCGAAGCTCTCGGTGGCGGTGGAGGACCCCAaggcgccgggcggcggcggcatattcgtGAAGGCCACGTGGCTCCCCACCCGcttctccctcgccgtcaccgacgGCGCCGGCGCCTGGGTCGCCGACGCCTCCGACGCCGAGGTGCGCCTCCGGGCCGAGCAGTGGGACCAGCCCGTCTCCGAGTACCTCGCCCTCGCCGAGCGCTACCTCGCCTTCCACCAGCCCTCCTCCACCTACTCCTTCCACGAGGCTGGCGCCGGCCGCAGG TTGTCATGGACATTTGAAAAGCAAGGTACCAAGCTGGAATGGCGTTGGAAACTGCAGCCGGCACCCCACCCACAACAGACTATAGCTGAGGTCTTGGATTTTCTTATGGATGCAAATATACGCTTGAGT GAAGAGGTTGTCAGGAAGACACAATCATTTGAGAAGGTCAAACAGGAAGCTGAGAATTGCTTGCAACAGAGTGAACGATTCAACAACGAGAAGGCTGAGTTTGAGCAAGCCTCCTTTACAAAG TTTGTGGCCGTTCTGAACTCGAAGAAGGCCAAGCTGAGACAGCTCAAGGACAGGATCGCGGCGCTCGAATCCGCCGACAAGGCCCcgaaggaggaggagcagcaggaggaggagggcCACTCGACCGACAGGACAGAGCCCATCGAGGACGCGAGCGATAAGGACCAAAGCGTGAACGACGAGCCCTCGGAGACGGGCAGCGGCGGCGACCCCCACAGCTCCCCCGagaagcccgccgccgccgccgccgccgccacctccaggGGCCGGAGGGGGCGCAAGAGGGCGAGGAAGTGA
- the LOC119311758 gene encoding disease resistance protein RGA5-like yields MDGGGIMASAATGAMSSLLAKLAELLGEDCYQHQMQRGTRREVAFLRDELSSMNALLERLADAGAAAPLDPQTREWRDQVREMSYDVEDCVDEYMGQLRRRSGGGGGGVVGLVLGYVGRVREMVSRRGIAEQIQELRARVVEAGHRRKRYKIDAAASPSGAGVVPVDRRLPALYAELGGLVGVHGPRDELVRLLDDGKERMKVVSVVGAGGLGKTTLANQVYRNIGDRFDCKSFVSLSQNPDIGMILRTMLRQVKKDEPELTGSGDTEQLINELRDFLQDKRYLIVIDDVWSTQAWKIIKCAFGENTCGSRIIVTTRIGTVAKSCSSPDSDLVYELKALSEDHSKMLFFRRIFGSEDKCPHQLKEVSVEIVKKCGGLPLAIITMASLLTTKSDTREEWMKVCGSIGFGLEKNSDVEEMNMILSLSYNDLPHHLRTCLLYMSMFPEDYVIKRDYLVRRWIAEGFIKVFGVRTLEEEGECYFNELINRSLIQAVDFQYDDRVYACRVHDLILDLIVSKAVEDNFVTIVTDKRQVLRPQGKVHRLSSDCTNAENMLTCSKAVAHVRSLNMFRYSERMPPLLNFRALRVLDLDGNEDLESCYLEDIGKLFQLRYLRIRASNNITLPEQIGELQLLVILDLLNCYDTSELPASIDKLRNLKWLLAHRVNLPNGVGNMQALEYVSLVVVDYTTPVTALQELGSLTKLRSLGLDWRISGAHKDKMTYTDNLVSSLGKLGTSNLRCLTLISPWSLNFLLDSWSPPPHHLQELTIKGWCLRKIPAWMASLANLTYLDIEVEVVQETLRILADFPVLQFLKSYSNAADPQERCLVVGDNGFRCLKKLNFVHWTNLMFLEGAMPMLEALEFQIIVHEVKTACGLGSPPDLGIRHLSALKNLAVNIYCECARVQEVEALEAAIQAAVSMLPNNPTPTLHRFREPEMLPDDAEQ; encoded by the exons ATGGACGGGGGTGGGATCATGGCGAGCGCGGCGACGGGAGCGATGAGCTCCCTGCTCGCCAAGCTGGCCGAGCTGCTGGGGGAGGACTGCTACCAGCACCAGATGCAGCGCGGCACGCGGCGGGAGGTGGCCTTCCTGCGGGACGAGCTGAGCAGCATGAACGCGCTCCTCGAGCGGCTGGCCGACGCCGGCGCCGCGGCGCCGCTCGACCCGCAGACCAGGGAGTGGAGGGACCAGGTGCGGGAGATGAGCTACGACGTCGAGGACTGCGTCGACGAGTACATGGGCCAGCTCCGCCgccgctccggcggcggcggcggcggcgtggtgggGCTCGTCCTCGGCTACGTGGGCAGGGTGAGGGAGATGGTGTCCCGCCGCGGGATCGCGGAGCAGATCCAGGAGCTCAGGGCCCGCGTCGTCGAGGCTGGCCACCGGCGGAAGAGGTACAAGATTGATGCGGCGGCTAGCCCTAGTGGCGCCGGCGTGGTGCCGGTcgaccgccggctgccggctctctACGCGGAGCTGGGGGGCCTCGTTGGCGTCCACGGTCCGAGGGACGAGCTCGTCAGGCTGCTGGACGATGGAAAAGAGAGGATGAAGGTGGTGTCAGTTGTGGGGGCTGGAGGATTGGGCAAGACCACTCTTGCTAATCAGGTGTACCGAAACATCGGAGATCGATTCGATTGCAAATCCTTTGTTTCCTTGTCACAAAATCCTGACATTGGGATGATCCTTCGAACAATGCTCCGTCAAGTCAAAAAGGATGAACCTGAACTCACTGGATCAGGTGATACGGAGCAGCTCATCAATGAATTGAGGGATTTCCTACAGGACAAGAG ATATTTGATCGTAATTGACGACGTATGGAGTACCCAAGCCTGGAAGATTATCAAATGTGCTTTCGGCGAGAATACTTGTGGCAGTAGAATAATTGTGACAACCAGAATCGGCACCGTCGCGAAATCATGCTCCTCCCCAGATTCTGATCTTGTATATGAACTGAAGGCGCTGAGTGAGGATCACTCCAAGATGCTATTCTTTAGAAGAATTTTCGGGTCTGAAGATAAATGCCCACACCAACTCAAGGAAGTCTCAGTTGAAATTGTAAAGAAATGTGGTGGTTTACCTTTGGCAATCATTACCATGGCTAGTCTGTTAACCACCAAGTCAGACACAAGAGAAGAGTGGATGAAGGTTTGTGGTTCGATCGGTTTTGGACTTGAGAAAAACTCCGATGTGGAGGAAATGAACATGATACTGTCTTTGAGTTATAATGATCTTCCTCATCATTTAAGGACCTGCTTACTGTATATGAGTATGTTTCCTGAAGATTATGTGATCAAGAGGGATTATTTGGTAAGAAGGTGGATAGCTGAAGGGTTCATCAAGGTTTTTGGAGTCAGGACtctggaggaggagggggaatgctaTTTTAATGAACTCATAAACAGAAGCCTGATCCAAGCGGTGGATTTTCAATACGACGACAGAGTGTATGCATGCCGGGTGCATGATTTGATCCTCGATCTAATTGTATCCAAGGCGGTCGAAGATAATTTTGTCACTATAGTTACTGACAAAAGACAAGTACTGCGCCCGCAAGGCAAAGTTCACCGGCTCTCATCTGACTGCACTAATGCAGAAAATATGTTAACATGTTCCAAGGCTGTTGCTCATGTTCGATCCCTCAACATGTTCAGGTACTCTGAACGAATGCCTCCGCTTTTGAATTTCCGGGCTCTAAGAGTGCTAGATCTAGATGGCAATGAGGATTTGGAAAGCTGCTATCTTGAAGATATAGGGAAATTGTTTCAGTTGAGATACCTAAGGATTCGAGCAAGTAACAACATTACACTTCCGGAACAAATAGGAGAGCTGCAGTTGTTGGTGATATTGGATCTTCTCAACTGCTATGATACAAGCGAACTGCCTGCAAGTATTGATAAACTTCGGAATTTGAAATGGCTACTTGCTCATCGCGTCAACTTGCCGAATGGAGTCGGCAACATGCAAGCTCTAGAGTATGTGTCACTTGTAGTTGTGGACTACACTACCCCGGTAACCGCGCTACAAGAACTTGGCAGCTTGACCAAACTGAGAAGCCTTGGATTGGATTGGCGCATCAGTGGTGCACACAAGGATAAAATGACATACACAGATAATCTTGTTTCCTCTCTTGGCAAACTAGGCACCTCTAACCTTCGATGTTTAACGCTCATCAGCCCATGGTCACTGAACTTCCTGTTGGATTCCTGGTCCCCTCCTCCTCACCACCTCCAGGAACTAACAATAAAGGGTTGGTGTCTCAGAAAGATCCCAGCGTGGATGGCCTCACTGGCCAACCTCACCTATCTAGACATTGAGGTTGAAGTTGTACAGGAAACCCTCCGGATTCTTGCGGATTTCCCTGTCTTGCAATTCCTCAAGTCGTACTCAAATGCGGCAGACCCCCAAGAAAGATGTCTTGTTGTCGGCGACAACGGGTTCCGATGCCTAAAGAAACTCAACTTTGTCCACTGGACGAACCTGATGTTCTTGGAAGGAGCGATGCCGATGCTCGAAGCGCTTGAATTTCAGATCATTGTGCATGAAGTGAAGACCGCATGCGGACTTGGTTCTCCTCCTGATCTTGGCATCCGCCACCTCTCTGCCCTCAAGAACCTTGCTGTCAACATCTACTGTGAGTGTGCGAGAGTACAAGAAGTCGAGGCATTGGAGGCTGCTATTCAGGCTGCTGTCAGTATGCTTCCCAACAATCCGACACCGACATTGCATAGGTTTCGTGAACCGGAGATGCTACCGGATGATGCAGAACAATAA
- the LOC119311760 gene encoding uncharacterized protein LOC119311760 isoform X2, which yields MAEQTTERRKEWNGSGSKRGGQVLGRLPDRDRGFFQLLGGGEQSRVSFSIRQLAWKLDQMIYSRWNWKWVRVELPGRNFVEGADNFNLFPWSWNRLICLVQTPDLV from the exons ATGGCGGAGCAGACGACGGAGCGGAGGAAGGAATGGAATGGATCGGGAAGCAAAAGAGGAGGTCAG GTTCTCGGTCGCTTGCCGGACCGGGACCGGGGATTCTTTCAGCTGCTTGGGGGCGGCGAGCAGAGCAGGGTCTCCTTCTCGATCCGTCAACTGGCTTGGAAGTTGGATCAGATGATATACTCG AGGTGGAACTGGAAATGGGTGCGGGTAGAATTGCCCGGAAGGAACTTCGTTGAGGGAGCTGACAACTTCAACCTGTTTCCTTGGAGCTGGAATCGGTTAATATGTCTTGTTCAG